The following are encoded together in the Plasmodium vinckei vinckei genome assembly, chromosome: PVVCY_12 genome:
- a CDS encoding SNARE protein, putative: MDIWDTDYEKAIETGKEIKKLLRKNENERKKAKNRAILRGKITEFNQNMKFLIHQLNNDYIKNDIRYKSNEREYRSKVELLETMKNDISELYEEYGTNNESSTSYNITMDFVNNFDSRDGSYINDISREELMLKQHNMMRLQDEQLEFLEGTTQNLKSISYNINSEIQVHNEILDDIDRDVDETRDLLDRNRNMFTRIINSTSNSYLYMIIFLLTVTLFFLIIIL; encoded by the exons ATGGATATATGGGATACCGATTATGAAAAAGCCATTGAAACGGgaaaagaaattaaaaaattattgaggaaaaatgaaaatgaacgAAAAAAGGCTAAAAACAGAGCAATATTGAGGGGAAAAATAACAGAATTTAatcaaaatatgaaatttttaatacatcaattaaataatgattatataaaaaatgatataagaTATAAATCAAATGAAAGGGAATATAGGAGTAAAGTAGAACTCCTAGAAACaatgaaaaatgatatatcaGAACTGTATGAAGAGTATGGAACGAATAATGAATCG agCACTTCGTATAATATAACGATGGATTTTGTAAACAATTTTGATAGCAGAGATGgatcatatataaatgacaTAAGCAGAGAAGAGTTAATGTTAAAACAACATAATATGATGAGATTGCAAGATGAACAGCTCGAATTTCTTGAAGGAACAAcacaaaatttaaaaagtattagctataatataaatagtgaAATACAAGTacataatgaaatattagaTGATATAGATAGAGATGTGGATGAAACAAGGGATTTATTGGATAGAAATAGAAATATGTTTACTAGAATTATTAACAGCACTAGTAATTCTTATTTGTAcatgataatttttttattaacagttacacttttctttttgatCATAATACTTTAG
- a CDS encoding phosphoenolpyruvate/phosphate translocator, putative — protein sequence MNMLIKSVIIAFVINIQIHIAKCLKHEKNTYFSNSPINLHYNNINEYSKNKNYINANTQKKKNFNKIPLFINNYKTTYEKINRPNENSSNIRDVHKYSVEKRKIVLNAKNNDKNEGKFVLFNNSGKNSTGNYGNRNPNDASNNGVRNAMTNNTNTNKEANGVTKSSILNNIVEGGKTISLLSLWYVCNILYNIENKKALNLVNLPITLSVLQIYIGLPLFLIPWFLKLKNKPELYYDENAMKRIAQSDRNFIIKGFQRYMQFLKKYSSIMKQSIYHGYTHLLSVIAMGAGAISFVHIVKALGPLFAAFFSFALTNTRMSIYTYSSLVPIVVGVSLASIKELSFTYKALYSTLTANVLTTLRTIEAKDLMSQNLEKLGKNLTPENIFSLLTIFSAIFLTPALYMDAHRWKDTYYYLMNNKNVLKVFGKHVLMSGLWFYLYNQLSFISLNRLNHITHAVASTVKRVFLILTSYFIFGTKFSFLGGVGSAMAVSGTFLYSIAKKKFG from the coding sequence atgaaCATGCTTATAAAAAGCGTAATAATTGCGTTTGTTATCAATATACAAATACACATTGCAAAATGTTTGAAGCACGAGAAAAATACCTATTTCTCAAATTCGCCTATAAATTTAcactataataatataaatgaatatagtaaaaataaaaattatattaatgcaaatactcaaaaaaaaaagaattttaataaaataccactttttataaacaattataaaaccacctatgaaaaaattaacagaCCAAATGAAAACAGTTCAAATATAAGGGACGTCCATAAATATAGTGtggaaaaaagaaaaattgtattaaaTGCTAAGAATAATGACAAGAATGAAGGAAAATTCGTTTTGTTTAATAATTCAGGCAAAAATAGTACAGGGAATTATGGAAATAGAAATCCTAACGATGCATCAAATAATGGAGTAAGAAATGCAATGacaaataatacaaatactAATAAAGAAGCTAATGGCGTAACAAAATCAagtattttaaataatattgtagAAGGTGGTAAAACTATATCTTTGTTAAGTTTATGGTATGTATGCAATatcttatataatatagaaaataaaaaggctTTAAATCTAGTAAACTTGCCAATTACATTATCTGTATTGCAAATATACATAGGTTTGCcactatttttaattccatggtttttaaaattaaaaaataagccagaattatattatgatgaaaatgcAATGAAAAGAATAGCTCAAAGTGATcgaaattttataataaaaggaTTTCAAAGATATAtgcaatttttaaaaaaatatagcagCATTATGAAACAAAGTATATATCATGGATATACCCATTTATTATCAGTTATTGCTATGGGTGCTGGTGCTATTAGTTTTGTTCATATTGTTAAAGCTTTAGGACCCTTATTTGCTGCGTTTTTCTCATTTGCTTTAACAAACACTAGAATGTCTATCTATACTTATTCATCTTTGGTACCAATAGTAGTAGGTGTATCATTAGCTTCAATAAAAGAATTATCATTTACTTATAAAGCATTATACTCAACATTAACAGCAAATGTACTTACAACACTTCGAACAATAGAAGCCAAAGATTTAATGAGTCAAAATCTTGAAAAACTAGGAAAAAATCTCACAccagaaaatatattttcacttCTAACTATTTTCTCagcaatatttttaactcCAGCATTATATATGGATGCACATAGATGGAAAGATacctattattatttaatgaataataaaaacgtTTTGAAAGTCTTTGGAAAACATGTTTTAATGTCAGGTTTATGGttctatttatataaccaattatcatttatttcattaaacAGATTAAACCATATTACTCATGCAGTTGCAAGTACAGTTAAAAgagtatttttaatattaactagctattttattttcggaacgaaattttcttttcttgGAGGAGTTGGTTCAGCCATGGCTGTAAGTGGTACATTCCTTTATTCAATTGCGAAGAAAAAATTTGGCTAA
- a CDS encoding XAP-5 DNA binding protein, putative, giving the protein MNFRKPDNTADLIDSIINSENGKVQKYILERKRKEKEFLEKKENIKKQTLKAPKLNQMFVKNKSNDDKLISETVGLRTVHEYKKIKDKIFSKEKDITYNESSKDTKNKKHTNFKLSFCSDDDEEDEDEEDEGEKKTKDSKNKSDESSSEKEQNEQEKMENSSDESNLSETEQIEKILQKEKSDNTENKSKTKNDEGNEFKKIMKDPTVNTSFLKDKDRDRKIELKKKELRELYFKLENEQKEKDIEITYSYYDGSGHRRKISVKQKNTIGQFINKCVDNLKHEFTNLRSASCETLMFVKEDLILPNYLTFYELIKNKAQGKTGPLFSFDAVEDLSGITDIRKNKTDTHAGKLVERKWYERNKHIFPASKWEIYNPSTNYGTNYKDLFNNFS; this is encoded by the exons ATGAATTTTAGAAAACCAGATAATACCGCCGATTTAATTGACAGTATAATTAATAGCGAAAATGGAAAagttcaaaaatatatcttaGAAAGAAAACGAAAGGAAAAAGAATTTTTGgagaaaaaggaaaatatcaaaaaacAAACATTAAAGGCTCCAAAATTAAATCAAATGtttgttaaaaataaaagtaatgatgataaattaattagTGAAACTGTTGGTCTGAGAACAGTtcatgaatataaaaaaataaaggataaaatttttagtAAGGAAAAGGATATAACATATAATGAAAGTTCTAAAGatactaaaaataaaaaacataccAATTTTAAATTGTCTTTTTGCTCCGATGATGATGAAGAAGACGAGGATGAGGAAGATGaaggtgaaaaaaaaacaaaagactcaaaaaataaatcagaTGAAAGTTCATCAGAAAAAGAACAAAACGAACAAGAGAAAATGGAAAACTCTTCTGACGAAAGCAATTTAAGCGAAACTGaacaaattgaaaaaattttacaaaaagaaaaaagtgataatacagaaaataaaagcaaaacaaaaaatgatgaaggAAAtgaattcaaaaaaattatgaaagaCCCTACTGTAAATACATCCTTTTTAAAGGATAAAGATAGAGATAGAAAaatagaattaaaaaaaaaagagttgagagaattatatttcaaattAGAAAACGAACAAAAGGAAAAAGACATCGAAATtacatattcatattatgaTGGTTCTGGTCatagaagaaaaatatcagttaaacaaaaaaatactataggacaatttataaataaatgtgtagataatttaaaacaCGAGTTTACAAATTTAAGATCCGCATCATGTGAAACTTTAATGTTTGTAAAAGAAGATCTTATTCTTCCAAATTATTTAACCTTTTatgaattaattaaaaataaagctCAAGGAAAAACTGGCCCATTGTTTTCCTTTGATGCTGTAGAAGATTTGTCTGGAATTACGGACataagaaaaaacaaaactgAT ACTCATGCCGGGAAACTAGTAGAACGAAAATGGTATGAAagaaataaacatatatttcctGCTTCAAAAtgggaaatatataacccCTCAACAAATTATGGAACTAACTATAAAGATTTATTTAACAATTTTTCGTAA
- a CDS encoding CPW-WPC family protein: protein MNYFYLFILLLFLYTELNLCENEKKDELFSNSELENIGGSAGGIITGSSNLSAHTNPHPSTTNVAGDIIHGLKSASPPIVELNEEALIDPDIVCERDYNIPCPEDYTYIGSVHKNDDEICAPSPTYDGPCIGEELNIKNMSDARKENWSMKCKTSWPCRKCVRDYTSFCPEKWNKVEGTIRSCKPSRDYMGPCKYQINFSGYNIEMLSDWSLKCEAWWVCDHIDLFPDCPDSDVPITAAATRWRLMKNYQ, encoded by the exons atgaattatttttatttatttatactacttctttttttatatacggaattaaatttgtgtgaaaatgaaaaa aaagatgaattattttctaacagtgaattagaaaatatagGGGGGAGTGCag GTGGCATTATTACGGGATCCTCAAATTTATCCGCACACACAAATCCTCACCCTTCCACTACTAATGTTGCTGGAGAT ATAATTCATGGTCTAAAGAGTGCTTCACCCCCAATTGTTGaat TAAATGAAGAAGCTTTAATTGATCCTGATATTGTTTGTGAAAGGGATTATAATATACCATGCCCCGAA gaTTATACTTATATTGGATCTGTTCATAAAAACGACGATGAGATATGTGCACCATCACCAACTTATGAtg GCCCTTGCATAGGTGAAGAATTGAACATAAAGAATATGTCTGATGCCAGAAAGGAAAATTGGTCAATGAAATGTAAAACATCATGGCCTTGTAGAAAATGTGTAAGGGATTACACTTCATTTTGTCCAg aaaaatggaataaagTGGAAGGAACTATAAGATCTTGTAAACCATCTAGGGATTATATGGGTCCCTGTAAATATCAGATAAATTTTTCTGGGTACAATATAGAAATGTTAAGTGACTGGAGCTTAAAATGTGAAGCTTGGTg GGTATGTGATCATATAGATTTATTCCCTGATTGCCCAGATAGTGATGTACCTATTACTGCAGCTGCTACTAG ATGGAGATTGATGAAGAATTATCAGTGA